One stretch of Rosistilla oblonga DNA includes these proteins:
- a CDS encoding DUF4838 domain-containing protein, which produces MPSREALGQQTSPASIVLVKDGHPVHNMICLQNDEADPAAVMALKEYRDLVAKATGVEPKRVAEPVPGTPTIFFGRNPWSEKAGVTAAGLDSEGFRIRTVGQDIHIVGRDTPGAGAHRVTGSVGMEPGTLFGTYAFLERGYGMLFAWHDDLGTITPPKKDLAIEPIDLTDAPDCMYRQFTKSPAGLANQIFGRRLRLGHPIDVRHEHNWHRVMSPDVYGKSHPEWFAEINGRRYPKHYAEKRGGQVCTSNPQVVEHFANAAIEYFDKTPNSQMFSIAANDGRKFCECRKCQALDSGDVRPDGRRITTDRILTFSNQVAERVAKEHPDKRLGVIIYLDYKYPPKRVKPHPMLFLVHPTNSGFSQGAFYEGDQWSESAMERGWHRAAGTFYKYDIWHYDQTPLYMIAPVTKHLIEKCRAQQTHGVDGGYHYIARSYELLGAGHYLLARMMWDHDFDAEAAERDYYSALYGVAGESVKAYYDLLESQLAKTFRDGPGNANTEPMIASFFNRYPGANNPGMYLAAYWPIAAEMKERMDGIYFEHRKQMSKDELDRLHRLIDHHNYTLHTVNAMVMAGRGLTKTATVADRKSFENSKSKRDAAIAKIKAYRPFYAKLIADMDATSHTGVIYGKKPTIEVRAPSDFNQ; this is translated from the coding sequence TTGCCCAGTCGGGAAGCGTTAGGTCAGCAGACGTCGCCGGCAAGCATCGTGCTTGTCAAAGATGGCCATCCGGTTCACAACATGATCTGCCTGCAAAACGACGAAGCCGATCCGGCGGCAGTGATGGCGTTGAAGGAGTATCGAGACTTGGTGGCAAAGGCGACGGGCGTGGAGCCGAAACGCGTTGCCGAACCGGTGCCGGGAACCCCAACCATCTTCTTCGGACGCAATCCCTGGTCGGAAAAGGCGGGCGTGACGGCGGCGGGGCTGGATTCGGAAGGCTTCCGTATTCGCACCGTGGGGCAGGACATCCATATCGTCGGGCGAGATACTCCCGGTGCCGGTGCGCATCGCGTTACCGGCAGCGTCGGGATGGAACCGGGAACGCTGTTTGGCACCTACGCGTTTCTCGAACGCGGCTACGGAATGCTGTTCGCCTGGCACGATGATCTGGGGACGATCACGCCGCCTAAGAAGGACCTTGCAATCGAGCCGATCGATCTGACTGACGCTCCCGATTGCATGTATCGGCAGTTCACAAAGTCTCCCGCCGGACTGGCGAACCAAATCTTTGGCCGCCGGCTGCGACTGGGGCATCCGATCGATGTTCGCCACGAGCACAACTGGCATCGCGTCATGTCGCCCGACGTCTACGGCAAATCGCATCCGGAATGGTTTGCGGAAATCAATGGCAGGCGCTACCCGAAACACTACGCGGAGAAACGCGGCGGGCAGGTTTGTACCAGCAACCCGCAAGTCGTCGAACACTTCGCAAACGCCGCGATCGAATACTTCGACAAGACGCCGAACTCCCAGATGTTTTCGATTGCCGCCAACGATGGGCGGAAATTTTGCGAGTGCAGAAAATGCCAAGCTCTGGACAGCGGCGACGTTCGCCCCGATGGTCGCAGGATCACAACTGATCGCATCCTTACGTTCAGCAATCAGGTGGCCGAGCGAGTTGCGAAGGAACATCCGGACAAGCGGCTGGGCGTGATCATCTACCTCGACTACAAGTATCCGCCGAAGCGAGTGAAACCGCATCCGATGTTATTTCTGGTCCATCCGACCAACAGCGGTTTCAGCCAGGGAGCGTTCTACGAAGGCGACCAGTGGTCCGAATCGGCGATGGAACGCGGCTGGCATCGGGCGGCCGGAACGTTCTACAAATACGACATCTGGCACTACGACCAAACGCCGCTGTACATGATTGCTCCGGTCACGAAGCACTTGATCGAAAAGTGCCGCGCCCAGCAGACGCATGGAGTCGACGGCGGTTACCACTACATCGCCCGTTCGTACGAACTGCTCGGTGCCGGTCACTATCTTCTTGCGCGGATGATGTGGGATCACGACTTTGATGCCGAAGCCGCCGAGCGCGACTACTATTCCGCCCTCTACGGAGTCGCTGGCGAATCGGTGAAGGCGTACTACGATCTGCTCGAGTCGCAGCTTGCGAAAACCTTCCGCGACGGACCGGGCAATGCCAACACGGAACCGATGATCGCTTCGTTCTTCAACCGCTATCCGGGAGCGAACAATCCCGGCATGTATCTCGCCGCCTACTGGCCCATCGCGGCGGAGATGAAAGAGCGGATGGACGGCATCTACTTCGAGCATCGCAAACAGATGTCGAAGGACGAACTCGATCGGCTGCACCGGCTGATCGATCACCATAACTACACGTTGCACACGGTCAACGCGATGGTCATGGCGGGGCGTGGACTTACGAAAACGGCAACCGTCGCCGACCGCAAGTCGTTTGAAAACTCCAAATCGAAACGAGACGCAGCCATCGCAAAGATCAAAGCCTACCGTCCCTTC